gccagcgccgcTGCCCGTGTAAGCGTGAGTGCCCGCTGCTGCACATCTACACAAGGTTCGCTTTGGCGGAAAGAAGAAGAACAACTTTATTAATTAAGTGCAGCGAAGTTGATCTGAGGTGGGCCCCAGCGTAGGCATCGGCCACGAGCCATTGGGCttgggcggcttcctcggctcgctggacggcccacagttgttcAGGAGCTAAGCAGAGCCTCCTCCCAGCGTGCCTTGCGGTCTGAGATTGCCTATTCGTTGTTTTTGCCTGTTGTGCCATCTTAACTTGAgctgatggtatagtttttttatCAAGAAACTCGAAGACACTGCCTGTGTCTGCGTTGCGAGGCCAGAGACGGAAAAGCCTTggagaggagggggagggggcgcGCATGGGCAATGGGAGTGTAAACGCCGCGGGGAGGGATGCCTACAGGAGAGATGTGGGGAGCGAGCGTAGACTAGCAGatactgcctgcgtcggcgttgcaatGCAAGAGAtggggggagcgtaggagaggagagagaggcgGGGGACGCGCGTGCGcaataagggtggtcacgccgcacactggattgagctcgaccataaaaCGCTACACATCTAAAGTTCGCCGACATTTACGATACTGCTTAATGCGGATTCTGAGCGCAGCTTCGTGTTGGGGCAGCGCCAACTTTGTTTCAAGTTTTGACTATCCACAGTTGTAGGAAAGTAACATAGCGACACATTGCCACAGAAGCTGCCAGTGCTCGAGTGCTACGCACACCACTATATGAATGAAGGCGTCGCGAATCAAGAGAAATGCCGACGATCCAGACAAGTGAAGCCAACTGCATTGCACGTGCCAGCCCTGCATCTGCACGAGCTCCGACCGAGGGCCCAGCGCGCGTGACAGAGGAAGAAAGCGAGGTTCGAGGCTAGTGGTTCGTGATATCCACAGACCCGCGTTCGCTCTCTTTCATCGCTCTAGCGGTTACGCCGAAGCCAGCCAACAACGGCGACGCCGCCCACCACAGGAAATGGTGCTTACGAGCTGCGCTCTGAAGGAGCTGTGGAAGTTAGCGAGGTCgagcctggtttgctaccctacaatgACGTATTGGGAAACCGTTCACTAGCCACATCGTATATGTAGACACTGGATCTCACATCAGCGTCCGAcgactcgttgaaggcaacgcttctcattCATTCAACAAACAAGAATAATAAAGATGAAATGgaaattaagcattcccaaaccatccccaattacgcaacattcacgcgatacccacACCACTCTGCAACGCATTTACTCTAGTTCCCTCCATGGAAAGATGCGGcggcttttcttgttttttttttaccaaactgACTTGGTCATTTGTTTTTAGACctctttttcgtatttttttcGTGCTTGTCAGTCTTCGTCAtctttttcactttcttctttCGCTTTCTCCCCTCCTATCTCAATTTCCTCTTCCCTCCTCCTGGAAGAGTAAGcaagcgttgtgcccctccaggtggcagttgccagcttgctctctccctctttcctctgtgtccttgcgtatgtgtgtatgcaaatcaaataaataaatatgcccAAACTAATGTGATTGCATAGAACTTGGTTGTCTTGAGAAAGTGTATCAATTTATCATTCCGAATTCGCTAAATGTGCATGGGGTCTCCTTTCGGTGCAGGACGGGCTCCCAGCGGCGTGGACCAATGGTGGAGGCGCCGCTGCAATGCCAGATCCGAGACATCGTCGCTTCCGACACGCTCGCACTCCGGCAGATTGTGCTCCGACCAGACCTGGTGCGCGTCGACTACCGCGGCGACGACCTGCCGACCACTTCGCACTTCGGAGCCTACGTCGACGGCCGACTGGTCGGTGTTGTGTCTGCTTTCAATGAGTCACTCGTATTTCCACAGCCGATGCCCGTGAAGCCGCAAAAGCAAAACTGTGCGCCGCCACCCGCCGACGTTGCCGTTGAAGAACCGGCCGATGGCCTGTCGATTACCGCAGCCTACTTGGACGTCGAGCCTGCCGGAAAGTTAGGCGGCCAGAAACCGGAAAGCGAATCGAACGAGCTGATATGCGACCAAATTTCGAAGTTATCCGTGAATGCGCTGTCCGAACAGCAAGAAAGGACGGTGCGGGTTACGACTGTTTCCGCGACAAAAGAACGGACAGCCATGCGTGACGCGGAGGGTGCGCAAGACATGAACGGAGCATGCCGTCAAGGAGACGTGCCGAGTGCCGGGCCGATTGGTTCGAAAGTCGGAACAGAGACTTCTTTGGAGTCGGGGGAGTACGTGGAACGCCCCGTGTGCCCTCCGCTCCCAAGCGTAGAGGACGCCATCCTGCTGGCGTCACAAGCGAACTCTTGGCGCATCCGGGGTCTTGCCGTCGACCTCCCGCTCAGGGGCCGCGGAGTTGGTTCCCGGCTCATCTCGACTTGCATCCAGCATGCCATCGACAAGCGGGCCTCCTGCGTGTGGTGCGTGGCCCGCTGCTCGGCCGAGCCCGTTTACGAGAAGATGGGCTTCCAGAGGGCGGGCCAGGATTTTCGCCTGGAAGGCATCGGACAAGTGTGCTACATGATTCGGGCATTGCTCTAGCTCTGTTCGGAACGTGATGCTAGAAAACTGGCGGACGTGTGTGTGCAAAACTCGAACTTGCCTCGACAATTCGTTTGACTTAAGGTCACAAGGACGCGCCCATGCAATATTGTAGCGTTAAGGATAGGGCCTGGTACTGTCTGGATGTGTCCGAGTCCTTTGACTGACAGAAGCTATTGCAAT
The nucleotide sequence above comes from Rhipicephalus microplus isolate Deutch F79 chromosome 2, USDA_Rmic, whole genome shotgun sequence. Encoded proteins:
- the v gene encoding tryptophan 2,3-dioxygenase vermilion isoform X2; amino-acid sequence: MAVCPLPLAQTLPVWPHGYIWGFGPYRLPALSCGDPDDTTTGKRYRPFLMMATCYCALQRTLVNAPRCTISAGVCSEAFAPAPLQHSAQHRTGSQRRGPMVEAPLQCQIRDIVASDTLALRQIVLRPDLVRVDYRGDDLPTTSHFGAYVDGRLVGVVSAFNESLVFPQPMPVKPQKQNCAPPPADVAVEEPADGLSITAAYLDVEPAGKLGGQKPESESNELICDQISKLSVNALSEQQERTVRVTTVSATKERTAMRDAEGAQDMNGACRQGDVPSAGPIGSKVGTETSLESGEYVERPVCPPLPSVEDAILLASQANSWRIRGLAVDLPLRGRGVGSRLISTCIQHAIDKRASCVWCVARCSAEPVYEKMGFQRAGQDFRLEGIGQVCYMIRALL